From a single Acidobacteriota bacterium genomic region:
- a CDS encoding fatty acid desaturase, producing the protein MVSAASPLVKAPSDSEIPSDGRKNYYARHTRGLRQELSQRLDAEELRELHQVSTWRHLAVTAGQFGVMGLATWGLIVFTHPLIWIPLAVVQGFVIFNFTVMLHEVVHDNAIRGGRSRSKAFWNKVLGFLYAIPSGISRTQFTRWHLDHHDSLGSEEDDPKRHRLSPKVNKRWYKLLYFTPALIFIYFRAAKEENATYPRELQRTIRNERLATIAVHLAAFAALAYFFGWGAAGRAYLVPYLLVFPVAFALNRLCQHYFIVPEDPAQWSTLMKVSRFWDIAYLWSTYHLEHHYYPRVPFYNMPKLRRKLEPFFRQRGMSDHSIRELLYHYIVLNKRPHTNWSLHLD; encoded by the coding sequence ATGGTTTCGGCTGCATCGCCCCTGGTCAAGGCTCCAAGTGACTCCGAGATCCCGTCTGACGGGCGCAAGAACTACTACGCCCGCCACACCCGCGGACTGCGCCAGGAACTGTCCCAGCGGCTGGATGCCGAGGAACTGCGGGAACTGCACCAGGTCAGCACTTGGCGACATCTTGCAGTCACCGCGGGGCAGTTCGGCGTTATGGGGCTGGCCACCTGGGGATTAATCGTCTTCACCCATCCGCTGATTTGGATTCCGCTGGCGGTCGTGCAGGGGTTCGTGATCTTCAACTTCACCGTGATGCTCCACGAAGTCGTTCACGACAACGCCATCCGCGGCGGGCGCAGCCGCTCCAAGGCCTTTTGGAATAAAGTGCTGGGCTTCCTCTACGCCATCCCCAGCGGCATCTCGCGCACCCAGTTCACGCGCTGGCATCTCGACCACCACGATTCACTGGGATCGGAAGAGGATGATCCCAAGCGCCACCGCCTCTCGCCCAAGGTCAACAAGCGCTGGTACAAGCTGCTCTACTTCACGCCGGCCCTGATCTTCATCTATTTCCGGGCTGCCAAAGAGGAAAACGCCACCTACCCGCGAGAGTTGCAAAGGACGATCCGCAACGAGCGCCTGGCCACTATAGCCGTTCACCTGGCTGCTTTTGCGGCCTTGGCTTACTTTTTCGGCTGGGGTGCCGCCGGACGCGCCTACCTGGTTCCCTACCTGCTGGTCTTCCCGGTGGCCTTCGCACTCAACCGACTCTGCCAGCACTACTTCATCGTCCCCGAGGACCCGGCCCAATGGAGCACCCTCATGAAGGTGAGCCGGTTTTGGGACATCGCCTACCTGTGGTCGACCTACCACCTCGAGCACCACTACTATCCGCGGGTTCCCTTCTACAACATGCCCAAGCTCCGCCGTAAGCTGGAGCCTTTCTTCCGGCAGCGGGGAATGAGCGACCACAGCATCCGCGAGCTCCTCTACCACTACATCGTCCTCAACAAGCGACCCCACACCAACTGGTCGCTTCATCTCGACTAG
- a CDS encoding YraN family protein: MEREKGIPIQEELVEVKRGRVIRPCFFAAYTRKAGERAALGRWGEWLALRYLRRSGWDVVARNWSCRVGEVDLIAYGPHHLGFFEVRTRRGPSSVRPEETADEEKLARVEAAAWHFLRRYELEEQPFGLHLIAVETPDLRRYELRHWRL; the protein is encoded by the coding sequence GTGGAGAGAGAAAAGGGCATTCCAATTCAAGAGGAACTGGTGGAGGTGAAACGGGGCCGGGTGATCCGTCCTTGCTTCTTCGCCGCCTACACCAGGAAGGCCGGAGAGCGCGCCGCCCTGGGGCGCTGGGGCGAATGGCTGGCGTTGCGCTACCTTCGCCGCAGCGGATGGGACGTGGTGGCGCGCAACTGGTCTTGCCGGGTGGGCGAAGTGGACCTGATCGCCTACGGCCCTCATCACCTCGGCTTCTTCGAAGTCCGCACCCGCCGCGGGCCCTCATCCGTCCGGCCCGAAGAAACCGCCGATGAAGAGAAGCTGGCGCGGGTGGAGGCGGCCGCCTGGCACTTCCTGCGCCGCTACGAACTCGAGGAACAGCCCTTCGGCCTCCACTTGATCGCGGTCGAAACACCCGATCTGCGCCGCTATGAACTGCGCCACTGGCGCCTCTGA
- the lat gene encoding L-lysine 6-transaminase, whose amino-acid sequence METSALKTDAAAALDFLKSHMLADGYDLVCDLHKSKGSRLYDAKRDTFFLDFFSCFATCPLGFNHPRLTTPEALKRLGEAAVNKPSNSDVYSWEMVEFMRTFTRVAKPDHMKYAFFIEGGALGVENCLKAAFDWKVQKNFAKGYKEEKGYKVIHFKDAFHGRTGYTLSLTNTDPNKTKYFPKFDWPRIDNPYCRFPLQGDNLEQVVESEKQALGHIAEIIKEEGDDVACIVLEPIQSEGGDHHFRPEFHQALRAICDNNDILMIYDEVQTGFGASGKFWAYEHYVRPDMLAFGKKAQVCGVLASARIDEVPDNVFRVSSRINSTWGGNLVDMVRCGMYLQIYEEENILQHVSEMGQRLLERLHDLQEEFPDKISNVRGKGLLCAFDMVDSATRKAFLRRLFEERLLMLPCGRRSVRFRTPLNISWDDLQEGLGIIHKVVSAM is encoded by the coding sequence ATGGAAACGAGTGCACTGAAAACTGACGCCGCGGCGGCTCTGGATTTTCTCAAGAGCCACATGCTGGCTGACGGATACGACTTGGTTTGCGACCTGCACAAGAGCAAGGGTTCACGTCTCTACGATGCCAAGCGAGACACCTTTTTTCTTGATTTCTTCTCTTGCTTCGCCACTTGTCCCTTGGGTTTCAACCACCCCAGGCTGACTACGCCTGAGGCGCTCAAGCGCCTGGGAGAGGCGGCCGTCAACAAGCCTTCCAACTCGGACGTCTACAGTTGGGAGATGGTGGAGTTCATGAGGACCTTCACCCGCGTCGCCAAACCCGACCATATGAAGTACGCCTTCTTCATCGAGGGCGGCGCGCTGGGGGTTGAGAACTGCCTCAAGGCGGCCTTCGACTGGAAAGTGCAGAAGAACTTCGCCAAGGGCTACAAGGAGGAAAAAGGCTACAAGGTCATTCACTTCAAGGACGCCTTTCACGGCCGCACCGGTTACACGCTTTCGCTCACCAACACCGATCCCAACAAGACCAAGTACTTTCCCAAGTTCGACTGGCCCCGCATCGACAATCCCTACTGCCGTTTTCCTCTGCAAGGAGACAACCTTGAGCAGGTGGTGGAAAGCGAGAAGCAGGCCTTGGGCCACATCGCCGAGATCATCAAGGAAGAGGGCGACGACGTCGCCTGCATTGTGTTGGAACCGATCCAGAGCGAGGGCGGCGACCATCACTTCCGTCCCGAGTTCCACCAGGCGCTGCGGGCCATCTGCGACAACAACGACATCCTCATGATCTACGACGAGGTGCAGACGGGTTTCGGAGCCTCGGGCAAGTTCTGGGCTTACGAGCACTACGTGCGGCCCGACATGCTGGCTTTCGGCAAGAAGGCCCAGGTGTGCGGCGTCTTGGCCAGCGCGCGCATCGACGAAGTGCCCGACAACGTCTTCCGCGTCTCCAGCCGCATCAATTCGACCTGGGGCGGAAACTTGGTGGACATGGTGCGCTGCGGGATGTACCTGCAGATCTACGAAGAGGAAAACATCCTGCAGCATGTCAGCGAGATGGGCCAAAGGCTGCTGGAGAGGCTGCACGATCTGCAGGAAGAATTTCCCGACAAGATTTCAAACGTGCGCGGCAAGGGACTGCTGTGCGCCTTCGACATGGTCGACTCGGCTACCCGCAAGGCCTTTCTGCGGCGCCTTTTTGAAGAGCGCCTGCTGATGTTGCCCTGCGGGCGCCGTTCGGTGCGTTTCCGTACGCCCCTCAACATTAGCTGGGACGACCTGCAAGAAGGACTGGGGATTATTCACAAGGTTGTGAGCGCGATGTAA
- the cysS gene encoding cysteine--tRNA ligase, giving the protein MALRLYNTLTRKVEPLRPLEDEHVRMYTCGPTVYNYVHIGNFRTFIFQDLLRRYILYKGFELTHVMNITDVDDKIIAASKAEGVSIAEYTGRYEQAFLDDMETLRIQKPEVMPRATEHIDDMVELVSKLRDKGLTYESDGSIYYRIAGFKNYGKLSRVELDGSGSQARVDSDEYTKENPRDFVLWKGRRGDDAYWESSLGEGRPGWHLECSAMSMKYLGESFDIHCGGVDLVFPHHENEIAQSEGASGKPFVKYWVHGAHLIVEGEKMSKSAGNFYTLRQVLEKGYSPRAVRYLLSSVHYRKQLNFTFDGIEQAAAAVRRVDDLLRKLRELEPAGEDDERLAQAVEEARAAFEAALDDDLNVSEALAALFELVRQANVSLDEGKLGSGNRREIMRFFQDADSVFDVFQLEEEELPDEDVARLIEERIEARRLREFARADEIRDHLAEQGIILEDTKEGTRWKRVH; this is encoded by the coding sequence ATGGCACTACGACTGTACAACACGCTGACCCGGAAAGTAGAGCCCCTCCGGCCTCTCGAAGATGAGCACGTACGCATGTATACGTGCGGCCCCACGGTCTACAACTACGTCCATATCGGCAACTTCCGCACCTTCATCTTCCAGGACCTGCTGCGCCGCTACATCCTCTACAAGGGGTTTGAGCTGACCCACGTCATGAACATCACCGACGTGGACGACAAGATCATCGCCGCCTCTAAAGCCGAGGGTGTGTCCATTGCCGAGTACACCGGCCGCTACGAGCAGGCTTTTCTTGACGATATGGAGACGTTGCGCATCCAAAAGCCCGAAGTCATGCCGCGCGCCACGGAGCATATCGACGACATGGTGGAGCTGGTCAGCAAGCTGCGCGACAAGGGGCTGACCTACGAGAGCGACGGCTCGATTTACTATCGCATCGCCGGCTTCAAGAACTACGGCAAGCTCTCCAGGGTAGAATTGGACGGCTCGGGCAGCCAGGCCCGCGTCGATTCCGACGAATACACCAAGGAGAATCCGCGCGATTTCGTGCTCTGGAAGGGACGCCGGGGCGATGACGCCTACTGGGAAAGCAGTTTGGGAGAGGGGCGTCCCGGCTGGCATCTTGAATGCTCGGCCATGAGCATGAAGTACCTGGGGGAGAGCTTCGACATCCATTGCGGGGGTGTCGACCTGGTCTTCCCCCATCACGAGAACGAGATCGCCCAAAGCGAAGGAGCCAGCGGCAAGCCCTTCGTCAAGTACTGGGTGCATGGAGCCCATCTGATCGTGGAAGGCGAGAAGATGTCCAAGTCGGCGGGCAACTTCTATACTCTGCGCCAAGTGCTGGAAAAGGGCTACAGTCCGCGGGCCGTGCGCTATCTGCTCAGTTCGGTCCATTATCGAAAGCAGCTCAACTTCACTTTCGACGGCATCGAGCAGGCTGCGGCTGCCGTCCGGCGGGTCGACGACCTGCTGCGCAAGCTGCGCGAACTTGAGCCGGCCGGTGAAGACGACGAACGGCTCGCTCAAGCGGTCGAAGAGGCCCGCGCCGCCTTCGAAGCCGCTCTGGACGACGACCTCAATGTCTCAGAGGCTTTGGCGGCTCTTTTCGAATTGGTCCGGCAGGCCAATGTCTCGCTCGACGAGGGTAAGCTGGGGTCGGGCAACCGCCGGGAGATCATGCGGTTCTTCCAGGACGCTGACTCCGTTTTCGATGTTTTCCAACTGGAAGAAGAAGAGTTGCCTGACGAAGACGTCGCTCGCCTCATCGAGGAGCGAATCGAGGCGCGCCGCCTGCGGGAGTTCGCGCGCGCTGATGAGATCCGCGATCATTTGGCTGAGCAAGGAATCATCCTGGAAGATACGAAAGAAGGAACACGATGGAAACGAGTGCACTGA
- a CDS encoding sodium-dependent transporter, which produces MTQGRDTFGSSWGTVLTTAGVAIGLGNIWRFPYMMGAFGGLWFLLVYLAVVIGFGVPALMSEWALGRRLRRGPMGAFEKASMPGGKLWGWLLLITVVMASSYYAVVLGWVLCYAVFFATGQTQGDSQEVFRGLTSNLPLQTAGVWTCVALSCAAMALGVKGGIQRISSLFTPLFFLLFLGLIVYVLGLPGAWTGFLAYLAESAGNFTPRTVLAALGQGLFSLSLGGTYMLVYGSYMRSRENIPRSALMTASLDVSAALLACLLVVPAVLVFGIDMASGPPLMFVTMPEVFQQMDWGGIAGTLFFLSVLLVALLSLIGAYEVIVAALRDAWGWSRPKALLLVLITQTVLIFPPMLSLDYIFYSDLLWGSTMQPLGAVLSVVALVWSLGRAAALEEISRNSGLPVKGFLVLWLRWVVPGGIVIGLLYGWAG; this is translated from the coding sequence ATGACCCAAGGCCGGGATACCTTCGGATCGAGCTGGGGGACGGTTCTCACCACTGCCGGAGTGGCCATCGGGCTGGGCAACATCTGGCGCTTTCCCTACATGATGGGGGCATTCGGAGGCCTCTGGTTCCTTCTCGTCTATCTGGCTGTCGTGATCGGTTTCGGAGTTCCCGCCCTGATGAGCGAATGGGCCCTGGGACGCCGCCTTCGCCGCGGCCCCATGGGGGCTTTCGAGAAGGCCTCCATGCCCGGCGGCAAACTGTGGGGATGGCTGCTGCTGATCACGGTCGTGATGGCCTCGTCCTACTACGCCGTGGTGTTAGGATGGGTGCTCTGCTACGCCGTCTTCTTTGCCACCGGCCAGACCCAAGGGGATTCCCAGGAGGTATTCCGGGGCCTGACTTCCAACCTGCCCCTGCAAACGGCCGGCGTGTGGACTTGCGTGGCCCTCTCTTGCGCCGCCATGGCCCTGGGAGTCAAAGGCGGCATCCAGCGCATCAGTTCGCTCTTCACGCCCCTTTTCTTCCTTCTCTTCCTGGGCCTGATCGTCTATGTACTGGGGCTGCCGGGCGCCTGGACGGGATTTCTGGCCTATCTGGCCGAAAGCGCCGGCAATTTCACTCCCCGGACCGTCCTGGCGGCGCTGGGACAGGGGCTCTTTTCCCTCAGCCTGGGCGGGACCTACATGCTGGTTTACGGCAGCTACATGCGATCCCGGGAGAACATTCCCCGCAGCGCCTTGATGACGGCCTCTCTGGACGTCTCGGCGGCCCTGCTGGCCTGCTTGCTGGTGGTTCCTGCGGTGCTGGTCTTCGGCATCGACATGGCCAGCGGGCCTCCGCTCATGTTCGTCACCATGCCCGAGGTGTTTCAGCAGATGGACTGGGGAGGCATCGCCGGCACGCTCTTTTTTCTCTCCGTGCTGCTGGTGGCTCTGCTCTCCCTCATCGGCGCCTACGAAGTCATCGTGGCTGCTCTTCGCGACGCCTGGGGGTGGAGCCGGCCCAAGGCTTTGTTGCTGGTGCTGATCACCCAGACGGTGCTCATCTTCCCTCCCATGCTCAGCCTCGACTACATCTTCTACAGCGATCTCTTGTGGGGCTCGACCATGCAGCCGTTGGGCGCCGTCCTCTCCGTGGTGGCCCTGGTGTGGAGCCTGGGCCGGGCCGCGGCGCTGGAAGAGATCTCCCGCAATTCCGGCTTGCCGGTGAAGGGATTCCTGGTGCTTTGGCTGCGCTGGGTGGTCCCCGGCGGAATCGTCATCGGGCTTCTCTACGGGTGGGCGGGCTGA
- a CDS encoding DEAD/DEAH box helicase has product MNDNQTKHSPSTPSSQEPQEPELAEVSMEDLPKELQDAAHKAGWSALMPVQKRAIPYLLQGRDLMVQSRTGSGKTGAFLLPLLQRIDPSHDVTQAMVLTPTRELAAQVARESERLSSQGSNVRTVVVYGGVGYGAQMKGLKAGAHLIVGTPGRILDHLERGTMRLNKLRYMIFDEADRLMSMGFFPDMKRLQKHLPEKRHTYMFSATYPPSVLSLANMFLDSPERLNLSRDTLHVVDTEHLYYVVDSMDKDRALIRLIEMENPESAIIFCNRKSTVEYVTQVLQRFGYHADMLMSDLSQKARERVLGRLRDKTLTFLVATDVAARGIDIDRLSHVIQYDFPEEVENYIHRAGRTGRAGAVGMAATLASHAEELNLKKAAKQLGIPLESRPLPGDSDVEQIVSERATALLEADLRSRDNLQRERLQRMVPLADSLSESDEEKLLIAMLLDDYYQKKLHQPETWTGTIEQPERTQSSRRKGGSGGRGRRKGGGGRGGKGRGRRGRGRKS; this is encoded by the coding sequence ATGAACGATAATCAGACCAAGCATTCCCCAAGCACTCCCTCTTCCCAAGAGCCGCAAGAGCCGGAACTGGCCGAGGTTTCCATGGAAGATCTGCCCAAGGAACTTCAGGACGCGGCCCACAAGGCCGGATGGAGTGCCCTCATGCCGGTGCAGAAGAGGGCGATTCCTTATCTGCTGCAAGGCCGCGACCTGATGGTCCAGTCCAGAACCGGCAGCGGTAAAACGGGGGCTTTCTTGCTGCCCCTGCTGCAGCGCATCGATCCCTCTCATGACGTGACCCAGGCCATGGTGCTGACTCCCACCCGCGAGCTGGCGGCCCAGGTGGCCCGGGAATCGGAGCGGCTCAGTTCGCAGGGATCCAACGTCCGCACCGTGGTGGTCTACGGCGGTGTCGGCTACGGCGCCCAGATGAAGGGCCTGAAAGCGGGAGCCCACCTGATCGTCGGTACGCCGGGACGCATTCTCGACCATCTCGAACGAGGGACCATGCGTCTCAACAAGCTGCGCTACATGATTTTCGACGAGGCCGACCGGCTCATGTCGATGGGATTCTTCCCCGACATGAAGCGCCTTCAGAAGCATCTGCCCGAGAAGCGCCACACCTACATGTTCTCAGCCACCTATCCGCCCAGCGTGCTGAGTCTGGCCAACATGTTCCTGGATTCCCCCGAACGCCTCAACCTCAGCCGCGACACCCTCCATGTGGTGGACACGGAGCACCTCTACTACGTGGTCGATTCCATGGACAAGGACCGGGCTCTGATCCGGCTCATCGAGATGGAGAACCCCGAATCGGCCATTATCTTCTGCAACCGGAAATCGACGGTGGAATACGTGACTCAGGTCTTGCAGCGCTTCGGCTATCACGCCGACATGCTCATGTCGGACTTGAGCCAGAAGGCCCGCGAGCGCGTGCTGGGACGGTTGCGCGACAAGACGCTGACCTTTTTGGTGGCTACCGACGTGGCCGCCCGCGGCATCGACATCGACCGGCTATCCCACGTCATTCAGTACGATTTTCCCGAAGAGGTGGAGAACTACATCCACCGGGCGGGACGCACCGGCAGGGCCGGAGCCGTCGGCATGGCGGCTACCCTGGCCAGCCATGCCGAGGAACTCAACCTCAAGAAAGCCGCCAAGCAGCTGGGCATTCCCCTGGAAAGCCGTCCCCTGCCCGGCGATTCCGACGTCGAGCAAATCGTCTCCGAAAGGGCCACTGCTCTGCTCGAAGCCGACCTTCGCTCGCGCGACAACCTGCAGCGGGAACGCCTGCAACGCATGGTTCCCCTGGCTGACTCCCTGAGCGAAAGCGACGAGGAAAAACTGCTTATCGCCATGCTCCTGGACGACTACTACCAGAAGAAGCTGCACCAGCCGGAAACCTGGACGGGCACCATCGAGCAGCCCGAGCGCACCCAGTCCTCGCGCAGAAAGGGCGGCTCAGGCGGAAGAGGACGGCGAAAGGGCGGAGGCGGCCGGGGCGGCAAGGGGCGAGGGCGACGCGGACGCGGGCGCAAGTCCTGA
- a CDS encoding helix-turn-helix transcriptional regulator, with protein sequence MMRKIGRRIRHRRRLKKLTQEDLAERSGYSTGYIGSIENARKVPSIVFIFDVAAALETSAADLLIDSKGGPDREAIKDEIRQLVDQL encoded by the coding sequence ATGATGCGGAAAATCGGTCGCCGCATCCGACACCGCCGGCGCCTGAAGAAGCTCACACAGGAAGACTTGGCCGAACGCAGCGGTTACAGCACCGGCTATATCGGCAGCATCGAGAACGCCCGAAAGGTCCCATCCATCGTTTTCATCTTCGACGTGGCCGCCGCCTTGGAGACCTCCGCCGCCGACTTGCTCATCGATTCCAAGGGGGGCCCCGACCGCGAGGCGATCAAGGACGAGATCCGTCAACTGGTCGACCAGCTTTAA
- a CDS encoding radical SAM protein: MRPYRPQEILIEEAVADSLIAANVRSRLPEVPQRLFAGLEDLVEESRRSRPSIAQAKRQLVLCRHRGHFFKPCPAGTTKVGAGNVCCNYFVVNYASNCHMECSYCYLQAYLNLPQMVIYANHQDLLSELDQVFSSAPSSNFRVGTGELADSLALDPVTGYSRPLVEFFARRPNALLEFKTKSDCVEELLELDHRGRTVVSWSINPRAVQQSEEHKTASLEQRLRAAERCVQAGYPIVFHIDPVIRYPDWEAGYRSLVEEIFQRLPAASVPYISLGALRMTPRLKEIMRERFPGSALPLGELVPCQDGKLRYFKPLRVEMLSKLRAWIEAASPATRVYTCMENADVWSRVFRSNRIPSQEEVGERLLQLA; the protein is encoded by the coding sequence ATGCGTCCCTATCGCCCGCAGGAGATATTGATTGAAGAAGCGGTGGCCGATTCCCTCATTGCCGCCAATGTGCGGAGCCGCTTGCCTGAAGTTCCCCAGCGCCTTTTTGCCGGCTTGGAGGACCTCGTGGAAGAGTCGCGCCGGAGCCGGCCCAGCATCGCCCAGGCCAAGCGCCAATTGGTGCTGTGCCGTCACCGGGGACACTTTTTCAAACCCTGTCCGGCCGGAACCACCAAGGTCGGAGCCGGCAACGTATGCTGCAATTACTTTGTCGTCAACTACGCCTCGAACTGCCATATGGAATGCAGTTACTGCTACCTTCAGGCCTATCTGAATCTGCCCCAGATGGTGATCTACGCCAACCATCAAGACCTGCTGAGCGAACTCGATCAAGTCTTTTCCTCGGCGCCCTCATCCAACTTCAGAGTGGGGACCGGCGAGTTGGCCGATTCACTGGCCCTGGATCCCGTCACCGGCTACAGCCGTCCCCTGGTGGAGTTTTTCGCCCGCCGTCCCAATGCGCTGCTGGAGTTCAAGACCAAGAGCGACTGCGTCGAGGAACTGCTGGAACTCGATCACCGCGGACGCACCGTGGTCTCCTGGTCGATCAATCCGCGGGCCGTGCAGCAGAGCGAAGAGCACAAAACAGCCTCGCTCGAGCAGCGCCTGCGGGCGGCCGAGCGTTGCGTGCAAGCCGGATATCCGATCGTGTTCCATATCGATCCCGTCATCCGCTACCCTGACTGGGAAGCCGGCTACCGCTCCCTGGTGGAGGAAATCTTCCAGCGCCTGCCGGCCGCTTCGGTACCCTACATTTCGCTGGGAGCGCTGCGAATGACACCCCGCCTCAAGGAAATCATGCGGGAACGCTTCCCCGGATCCGCCTTGCCGCTGGGCGAGCTGGTCCCGTGCCAAGACGGCAAGCTGCGCTACTTCAAGCCCCTCAGAGTCGAAATGCTCTCCAAGCTGCGGGCATGGATTGAAGCGGCCTCCCCGGCCACTCGCGTCTATACCTGCATGGAGAACGCCGACGTGTGGAGCCGGGTCTTTCGATCGAACCGCATCCCCTCTCAGGAAGAAGTGGGAGAACGCTTGCTGCAGCTCGCCTAG
- a CDS encoding ring-cleaving dioxygenase → MSQPTIAGIHHVTAIAKDAQLNIDFYVGVLGLRLVKKTVNFDDPGTYHFYYGDGQGRPGTILTFFPWRTVGRGRSGSGETAATAFAVPDGQLGFWEERLQANDVAVKRARRLQEDLLSFRDPEGTSLELVGSDEDQDFQPWADSPVPPAHAIRGFHSVTLRLAGLEGTAQLLRDTMGFREEGEEEGRLRLRGAGDRAALVDLVPAPGQTRAALGAGSVHHVAWRVPDQNQQEAWRSQLEDSGYNVTPILDRNYFRSIYFREPGGVLFEFATDPPGFTADEPLDQLGRSLKLPKWLEKARPQIEQALPAVSLPGEKP, encoded by the coding sequence ATGAGCCAACCAACCATCGCAGGCATTCACCACGTCACCGCCATCGCCAAGGACGCCCAGCTCAACATCGACTTCTACGTGGGCGTGTTGGGGTTGAGGCTGGTCAAGAAGACCGTCAACTTCGATGATCCGGGCACCTATCACTTCTACTACGGAGACGGCCAAGGGAGGCCGGGCACCATCCTGACTTTCTTTCCCTGGCGGACCGTGGGACGCGGCCGTTCGGGCAGCGGAGAGACGGCAGCCACGGCCTTTGCGGTTCCGGACGGGCAATTGGGCTTCTGGGAAGAACGGCTGCAGGCCAATGACGTTGCAGTGAAACGGGCGCGGCGCCTTCAGGAAGACCTGCTCAGCTTCCGCGACCCCGAGGGCACCAGCCTGGAGTTGGTCGGCAGCGATGAAGACCAGGATTTCCAGCCCTGGGCCGATTCGCCCGTACCACCCGCTCACGCCATACGGGGATTCCATTCGGTCACTCTGCGTCTGGCCGGGCTTGAAGGAACGGCGCAGCTTTTGCGCGACACCATGGGATTTCGAGAGGAAGGCGAGGAAGAGGGACGATTGCGCCTGCGGGGCGCCGGGGACCGGGCCGCCCTGGTCGATCTGGTGCCCGCTCCCGGCCAGACCCGCGCCGCCCTGGGCGCCGGCAGCGTCCACCATGTGGCCTGGCGGGTCCCCGATCAAAATCAGCAGGAGGCATGGAGAAGCCAACTCGAGGACTCGGGATACAACGTCACCCCCATTCTCGACCGTAATTACTTTCGCTCCATCTACTTCCGCGAGCCGGGCGGCGTGCTCTTCGAGTTCGCCACCGATCCTCCCGGGTTCACGGCGGACGAGCCCCTCGATCAACTGGGGCGCAGCCTCAAGCTGCCGAAGTGGCTGGAGAAAGCGCGGCCCCAGATCGAGCAGGCCTTGCCCGCAGTCAGCCTGCCGGGAGAAAAGCCATGA
- a CDS encoding dienelactone hydrolase family protein — translation MNQALHQNQRVLAGGEPLEEARAAMIMLHGRGAGARDILGLASYLKVEGFAFLAPQAAHSVWYPDRFMAPLQSNEPWLSSALQRVGEMLEHCREKGIPAQRTVLLGFSQGACLALEYAARNARRYGALAALSGGLIGPPEEPRNDQGHLQGTPVYLGCSDVDPHIPLERVEFSAAHLEEMGGEVKKEIFPAMGHTVMPEELDQVASLMRELARA, via the coding sequence ATGAATCAGGCCCTCCACCAAAACCAGCGCGTCCTGGCCGGAGGCGAGCCGCTGGAGGAGGCGCGGGCGGCTATGATCATGCTGCACGGACGAGGCGCCGGAGCCCGCGACATCCTCGGCCTGGCCTCCTATCTGAAGGTTGAGGGATTCGCCTTTCTGGCCCCTCAAGCGGCCCATTCGGTATGGTATCCCGACCGTTTCATGGCCCCGCTTCAATCCAACGAGCCTTGGCTTTCCTCGGCGCTGCAGCGGGTGGGCGAGATGTTGGAGCACTGCCGCGAAAAGGGCATCCCGGCCCAACGCACCGTTCTGCTGGGCTTTTCCCAAGGAGCCTGCCTGGCCCTCGAATACGCCGCCCGCAACGCCCGGCGCTACGGCGCCCTGGCGGCCCTCAGCGGCGGACTCATCGGGCCTCCCGAAGAACCCCGTAACGACCAGGGCCATCTGCAAGGAACTCCGGTTTACCTGGGTTGCTCGGACGTCGACCCCCACATCCCCCTGGAGCGGGTCGAGTTCTCCGCCGCCCACCTGGAGGAGATGGGAGGCGAGGTAAAGAAGGAGATCTTCCCAGCCATGGGTCACACCGTCATGCCCGAGGAACTGGACCAGGTGGCCTCCCTGATGCGCGAGCTTGCCCGAGCATAG